The Methanobrevibacter thaueri DNA window ACTATCATAACGCCGACAAGTGCCGCTGCGGCATACCAACTGAGGTCAAGTGAGCTGACCCCTATTGTCGGTGCGACAATCAGAACGCTTGCAATGATTGAACCGAAACAGCATGGACAAGGGGCAATGATAGCCAAGGAAGTAGCAGTTGATGTATTTTTATCATGGATTTTCCATTCCCTTATTGTGAATAGACCTGCAATAATCATGATTGATGCCATGATAATGTAGAATATTGTGTTATAGCTGTAGATTGCCTGAACCAACTGCTCAGAGTATAGTGAAGCAATTGCAGAAATAAGAACAACCCCACCACCATAGGCGATGCAGATTACTGCGAATAATTTTTTAGACAAATTGGCCAAACCTGATGCAAGCCCGATTTTAATTCCAAAAACCATGACTGATGCAAAAATACCAACTTGCCATAAAATACTCATCATATCCATAGTAAATTCTCCAATTCAAATTAAACTTAATAATTTACAATTACTTATTACTTCAACAAAATATATAAATTTTTTTTATTGAACGATGTGAAATTAATACATCATCAATAATAATATTATAAATGAAAGATTAAAAGCCTTTTGATTTGAAAAACTTTAAGGTAGATAAATAGAATAATATTATTATACTAAAAAATTAATGAGGCAAAACATGTTTTGGAACGAAGAAATTGAAACTATGCCAAGGCAAGACCTTGAAGAATTACAATTAAAAAAGCTTCAAAGCACTGTAAAAAGAGCATTTGAAAAAATACCTTATTACAACAAGAGATACAGTGAAGCAGAAGTTTATCCAGAAGACATAGAGACTTTAAAGGATATTGAAAAATTACCATTCATAACAAAAGATGACTTGCGCGAAAGCTATCCTTTCGGACTTTTTGCTGTAGACATCAAAGAAATTAAGGAATTACACTCATCATCCGGAACAACCGGAAAACCTGTGGTATCCGGATACACAGAAAAAGACCTTGACACATGGGCTGAAACCATAGCAAGAGGATTGACCATGATGGGAATCGGTGAGGATGACATCCTACAGAACACCCACGGATACGGAATGTTTACAGGAGGATTCGGAGTCCACTACGGTTCACACAAGGTCGGCGCCGCAATCATCCCGATTTCAACCGGACAAACCCGCAGACAAATCGAGATAATGAAGGATTTCGGGGCGACCGGATTGATCTTCACACCATCTTACGGAATACACCTTGCTGAAGTTGCCCTTGAGGATGGAATCGACCCAAAAGAATTGGGAATCAAAGCAATAGGATTCGGAGCTGAAGGATGGACCGAAGAAATCAGGCAAAGGGTGGAAGAGCTCTTCGGAACCAAGGCCTACAACATCTACGGATTGACAGAACTTATGGGTCCTGGAGTAGGTATCGAATGTGAAGCCCAAAAAGGTCTGCACATTGCAGAAGACATCTATTACCCAGAAATCATCGATCCAAACACCCAACAAGTATTGGGGGAAAACACTCCTGGAGAACTGGTCTTAACAAACTTAGAACGTGAAGGAATGCCTGTAATCAGATTCAGAACAAAAGACTTAACCAAGATTACCTATGAAAAATGTGAATGCGGAAGGACACATGCAAGAATGAGCAGAATTACCGGAAGATCCGACGACATGATTAAAGTGAAAGGAGTGGCTATTTTCCCATCACAAATTGAAAAAGCGTTGCTCAAGGTCGGCGATGCAGAGCCTCATTATATGATTATAGTTACCAGACCTGGCACTTTGGATGAAATCGAAGTAAAAGTGGAAGTCTCACAGGACATCTTCTTCGACGGCGTCAAGGAAATGATGGCAGTTCAAAATAAAATCGGAAAATCAATAGAAAACGAAACAGGAATAAGGGTTAAAGTAACATTAGTGGAACCAAAAACCCTGCCAAGATTTGAAGGAAAGGCAAAAAGGGTTATCGATGAGAGAAACCTACACTGAGGTGACAACATGAAAATCAAACAACTATCAATATTTTTACAGAACAAAATGGGAAGCCTATCAAAACCTCTGGAAGTGCTCACTTTCGCTAACGTCAACATCAGGGCAATGTGCATGGCGGACACTTCCGAATTCGGTATCTTAAGACTTGTTGTTGACGATCCAATCAAAGGAAAAGAAGCTCTTGAGGAAAACAATTACCTGGTCAAGATTACCGAAATCATTGCTGTTGAAATGAATGACACACCTGGAGGATTGACCACCGTCTTAAGAGCCATTAAAAACAATTTAATTGATTTGGAATATCTTTATGCATTCAGTCATAACAAAGAAGGCAAAGCCATATTGTTATTGCATGCAGACGATATTGACAGACTTATAGAAATTCTAACTGCTCACGGATTTACTATTGTTCCAGCAGAGGAAGTTTATAATTTATAAACTAAAAAAGAAAATGAATTCTTTTTTAGTAAATTCTATTTTTTTTATAGACACTATTCGGCCAATGTCCAATAGCATCTTTTTGGAGAAACGATTGTTTCATCCTTTTTCAGTTCTTTCATTATTTTGTCAACTTCCTTTTTCTCAACGCCGGACAGTTCACTGACTTTTTTTGCATTCAAAGGTTCTTCTGAATTTTTAAATGCCTCGATTACTTTTTCTTTGTTATCCATAATAATCACCTATTATTATTTTTGTCATGATGTTATTTATTTTTTGACAAAATATGGCCCAACCCATAATACTTTTGATGATTAATGACTTTTTGTGTTATTAACTAAAAAATATTTATAAAAAATTAAAATCAATTGGAAAATATTAAATATATTTTACATCATACATTTAATCATAAACATCATGACATCATGATTGTTTAAAAATTTAGGTGATTAAAATGGGAAAACTAGACGGAAAAGTAGCAATCGTCACCGGATCAACCTCCGGTATGGGTCGTTCTACAGCCAAATTATTCGCTGAAGAAGGTGCAAAAGTTGTTGTAACTGGAAGAAACGAAGAAAGAGCAAACGCTGTAGTGGATGACATTAAGGCAGCTGGCGGAGAAGCATTCGCAGTCATTGCTGATATGGCTAATGTTGACGACATCAAAAAAATCTTTGATGCAACCATTGAAGAATATGGAACTGTCGACATTCTTTTCAACAATGCAGGACTTTTAAGCGTAACCCCTCTTTTAGAAATTACCAAAGAGGAATGGGACAAAGTATTTGCAGTTGATGTATACGCTCCATTATACTTAACCCAATTGGTAGCTCCTGTAATGAAAGAAAAAGGAAAAGGTGTTGTAATTAACACTTGTTCAGTAGCATCCTACGCTGCACACTTTGGATTTGTAGGCTACATCTCATCCAAACACGCTATTGCAGGTCTTACCAAATCCATGGCATTCGAACTTGGTCCTGAAATAAGATGTAACGGTATTGCTCCTGGTGCTATCCACACCGCTATGGTAGATAGTATTGGTGGAGTAGAAGCATTACAAATGATGGTTGACGGAGCTCCTATGAAAAGGGTTGGTCAAGGAGAAGATATTGCTGCATTAGCATTGTTCCTTGCTTCTGACGAATCTGAATTCGTAGACGGTCAAATCATCAGATGTGACGGCGGATTTGAGTGTTAAGTTTTTAAAGTAGTTGGATTTTTATCCGCTACTCCTATTTTATTTTTTAATATTGAGTGTTTTTTAGTCTAATTATATATTAAATTAAACTTATTTTAAAAAAAAGAAATGAGAAATGTTATTTTTCAATAACATATCCATGATTTTGTGCTTTAGTGACAAAGACAGTTCCCTTATCACCAATAATCTCTTTGGTTTTCTCTACAATGAATTCATTTGACTCGTCAAACATGGTGTAGAGAACAGGACCGAATGATGAGATACCTACACCATAAGCTCCAGCTTCCTCAATAGCTTTCATGGTAGGCAAGTAACTGTCATCAAGTGAGTGTTCCAATTTGTTGAATCCCACTTTTTGAAGCTCACTGACAGCCCATCCAAAGTTTTTGATGTCTTTTTCAAGCATGAATGGTACGAGATTCATTAAAATCAAGTGAGATACCTGTTCAACTTCCTCCTTAGGGATTGGACAATAGGTCTGGAATACATCCACTTCATCATCCCCTTCCATATGCTTTTCAATGTGAGGAATTGCGATTAAGATATTCCATTCTTCAGGGAATTCATATCTTGCAATTAATGTTGCAGGTTTTGCCTGTGATGCACCGGACGGCAAGAACAGAGGTTTTTCCTCTTTGCTGTGTCCACCATCAACAATGAAACCACCTAAATCGTGGGTGTATGTACCGATACCGGAAGTTCCGCCTCTTCCAACAATGCTGCTTAATTCACGGCTTTCGATTTCAATTCCCATTGTTTCTGTTATTAAATGAGCTGTTGAAACAGCAATTTGAGTTCCACTTCCAAAACCGGAATGTGGAGGGTAAGTTTGATGTACGATAAATTTGAACCCTGCATCAATGTCAAAGTGCTCAATAGTCTTTTGAGCGGCATCAGGGATTTTTTCCTTACATTCCAAAATAGCTTCCTCGTCTGTTACAGTGTCTGCAAATTCAAGCTCGATTCCGCTATCGATTTGCTCAACTTCCAATACAAATTGTGGATCAGCTAATGCTAGACCAATTCCACCATCGACTCTTCTATATGACCCGTTCAAGTCAATAAGGGACATATGTATTCTTGAAGGTGCTCTAATAATCATTTTTTCACATCCTAAAATAATATCTTATTTATATATGTTAATATGATTTTATAAAGTTTTCTTTTATATATTAAAAAATTAAAAAATCAGAAATCCAAATTATCAACAGCATCAACTAATTTTGATGCCAATCGGCTAGTGTATTCAAATTCCTCATAGGAAAAGCATTCATAGACAAGTGTTGGAATTCCGGCTTTTGCTGTCGGTTCGGTAATGTATGGAGGGCTTGATCTGAATTCTGGAGCGTAATAGACAATCTCATCGATTCTGTCAATTATCTCTTCCATATACCTTTCGGATTTCTCATCAAAACCCGGTGCAAAAACGAAATTGGTTATTTGATAATCGCCCGGACCTTTCGGACCTCTGTTGGAATGGATGTCCATGAACAAATCATATTTCTTGTTGATTATGTCATCTCTAATAAATTCCTGAGCCAGTTTCTGTCCTTCAAGGCGCCCCTCCGTTTCTGAAGCCTTGTCATTGACGTTGATGTTATAGAGGAAATAGCAGTAGTTCAAATTGTCCTTAGCTGTCAGTTCCTCGAACAGTGCCCTATGGGATTTGCTTTCAAGAGGATGCATCCCAATTACATAGGCTATTGTGATTTTTGAGTCAGGATTTCCAAAAGGACCATGAATATGTACACTGCCTAATTCATTTTCACCAAGTAATTTTCCGTCAAATTGACTAGAATCTACCTGTGCTTCATCGGTTGGGCCTTCGGAATACATTTTATCTTTAAAAAAAAATAAGTGATGACTAGAAGTTAATCTAGTCTTCGGAAGGTGCACGTCCACCTAATTCCTTGTTAAGTTCATACATTAATCTGTTGTCGCCTTCTGCGAATTTGATTTTTGCGACTAATTCCATAGCGTTTTCTTCTTCTTCGACTTGTTCTTCAACAAACCATTGCAAGAAGTTGTTGGTTGCATGGTCTTTTTCTTCAATAGCCAAATCAACTAAGTCGTTAATGAGACCAGTTACCATTTTTTCGTGTTCAAGAACGTGATTGAATGCTGCTGCTGGAGAATCCCATTCGGTTTGAGGTCCTTCAATAGCGGTTAATGTTACGGAAGCTCCTCTTCTTATGATGTAGTCATAGAATTTCATTCCGTGTTCTAATTCTTCTTCAGCTTGGACTCTCATCCAGTTAGCGAATCCATCTAAGTCTTCATCTTCAAAGTAAGCTGCCATGGATAAGTATAAATATCCTGAGTATACTTCAGCGTTTAATTGGCCGTTTAAAGCCTTTTCCATTTTTTCAGATACCATTAAATATCACCATTATAACTTTTGTAATTAATTTCATATAAAACCTACTACAAAATAAGAATCATGATAGAAAAATCCCTTTATGAAAACTATGAAGTCAATTTTGATGAAACAAAAACACCAGACAGTGATGATTATTTATTCATTTTCAACAATGAAAGAGAATTATATTTAAATGAGGATAAGAAATTGCCTAAATCATTGGATGATTTTAAAATTGATTTTTGTTTTTATATTGGAGATTATAAGGATGCAAAAGCTTTTGTTGTTAATGTTGAAAGTGATGAATCATTTTACCCTTTGCAGGAGGTTTATGAGTTTGACCATGACCTTTACCACATTGCCGGAAAAGCCGTACTTGTAAGGGATTGGTATGTATCACACAGGTTTTGCGGACGATGTGGAACAGAGACCCAAATAGATGAAAAGGACATGATGTTAAAATGCCCTTCATGCGGACAAAACCATTATCCTCGCATCGCTCCTGCAATTATTGTGGCAATCAGAAATGGTGACGAATTGCTTATGGCAAAACACAGCTATCATGACAACATAAGGTACGCTTTAATAGCTGGATTTGTAGAGCCGGGCGAAAGCATCGAGGAAGCCGTGCATAGGGAGGTTCTTGAGGAAGTTGGAGTTAAAATCAAAAATCTGGAATATCAAAGGAGCCAATCCTGGCCGTTCCCAAATTCACTTATGCTGGCCTTTACCGCAGACTACGATTCAGGCGAAATTAAGGTTGATGGTGATGAAATCGTGAAGGCCAACTGGTTTAAAAAGGATGAGATAATAAGATACGGATCAGACATCAGCATCTCAGACTGGCTGATACAAAGCTTCATCGATTCGATTGAGTGAGAAGATCATTCCTCTTCCCAATCACCGAAATCATAGTCCGGGTCAAATCCGCAGAACTCACAGTACACTTCAAAATCCGCAATTACAGAACCGCAATTAGGACATTTTTTCATTTTAACACCTCAGATATTTTTTGATAGCCTGTTAATGTTGTTCAAGGCGATTACACCTGCCTTAAGTCTTGCCAATCCGTCCTTCAGCAATTCCGGAGGGCATGCAATGTTCATTCTCAAGAAATTATCGCCGCATTCGCCAAAGTCACTTCCTGCAGACAGGAAGAGTCCCTGATTTTGCCTTAGAAATTCAGATAAAACTTTTGATTGTGTATTTAACTCAGAACAGTCAAGCCAAAGCAGATATGTCGCATCACATTCAACCAGCCTTACCACTGGCAATTCGTTGGCCAGATAATCCTTAACCATTTGCTTGTTTTCATAGAGGACTTCCCTCAGCTCCTCAAACCAATCCTCTGAATCATTGTAAGCCGCAATCACAGCCGTTGTGGCAAACACATTGCATGAATCTGAATTGTCCACATGCATTTGAGTCTTGATTTTCTCTAAAAGCTCAGGGTTTGTACAGTGAACTATGGAGCTTTGAAATCCTGCAATGTTGAATGACTTTGAAGGGGACAGGCACCTTATGACATTGTCATTGGCTTTAAATGGATTATATTTAACTCCAGGATCTGTCAAATCGCAGTGAATCTCATCTGAAATCAGAATCACGTCATGCTTTCTGCAAAGCTCATCGATTCTGTCCAAATCCTCCCTTGACCAGATCTTTCCTACGGGATTTTGGGGATTGCAGAGAATCATCATCTTGACCCTTGACAGCTTCTCTTCCAAATCGTCAAAGTCAATCCTATACTTGCCATCTTCATAAATCAGTTCATTTTCGAGGACCTTGCGATTGTTGTCCTCAATGTAATAGAAGAAAACGTGATAGACCGGTGACTGAATCAGTATCTCGTCGCCCACATCGGTCAGGCACCTTATCATTGATGAGATTGACGGCATCACTCCCATCGCATATGCCATATCCTCACGGGACATGTTCAAACCATATCTTCTCGCCCACCAGCCAATATAAGCTTCAAACAGCTCATCCGGAACTACAGTATATCCGTATACCGGATGACTTGCCCTGTTTTGGATGGCTTCCTGAATGGCCGGAGCCACCTTGAAGTCCATATCAGCCACCCACATCGGCAGGTCATCATCGAAAAGGTCCCATTTGAGGCAATTGGTGTTGTGCCTGTCAGTCACGCTTTTGAAATCGTATTCAGTATTTTTCATAATGTATTCTTTCCTCATCGAACTTGTCCATGAACTTGTTTTCCCATCCTTCGGCAGGATATCCGATAGTGACTATGGAAAACGGAACATGTGTTTCATTGTCCAAATCAAACAGTTCAGCTACCTTAGCCATTGTTTCTTCGGTTGGTGCAACACCGTTCCAAAGGCCGCCCAATCCAAGATTTACGGCTTCAAGCAGCATGTTTTCACAGGCAGCTGACATGTCCTGTTGCCAATGTGCCTTATAGAATGCCCTGTCAATGTTTGCCACAAGCAGTATTGCAACAGGAGCTGTCTTTACCCTAGGCTTGATTTCCGCCAGTTTCATTAGAGTATCCTTGTTTTTGATAACTACAAACTCCCACGGTTCGGCTCCAAGCCTTGATCCTGGGGCCTGCATACCTGCCTTCAATATCTTAAGGATATCCTCGTCACTGACTTCCTTATCTGCGTATTGCCTAATGCTTCTTCTTGTATTAATAATTTCTTCAAAATCAGACATATTTTTAAATAATATACTCATCATATAAATAATTAGTTTATTTAAATGGAGGTGAATTCTAATGATTAACAAAGGTGCTGGAATATTAAGCATAATTCTCGGTTTAATCTTCATGATTTTCCCAATGTTTTCAGCAGGATTGGTCTCAATAATTGTTGGGCTAAGCTTACTGTTTTTTGGAATCTCAGCTATATTCATGGGAATCAACATGAGAAACAATGTTGACAATACCTTTTCAGTGATAACTATTATAATTGGACTAATAGCTGTCATATTTGGATTCTTGTTCATATTCTATATTGATGCATTATCATTCCTTGTAGGTATCCAATTCTACCTTGTAGGATTTATCATGATAGTCTTCGGTATCACTGGACTTGTATCCAGAATGAGCCGTGTATCTACCTTTACTTCAATATTGGTATTGTTAATGGGACTCATTGCAATCGCACTTGCAATATTCGCAATGTCAGAGCCTATATACATTGCAATAATCATTGGCATAGTCTTAATCATAGAAGGAATTGCTTTGCTTTTATCAGATTAAAGACTTGGCTAATTATTTAAAAAAAGGAAATTTTCCCAACCATCACCAATTAAACACGAATTTATAGTTCAAAACTTATCAAATATTATAATTAACCAAGTCTAGGATTTCTGTGAAATCCAGTTTATAGATTTGGTCCTTATTTTAAATAAAAATAGTTGAAGTGTGAAAAAGCACGTTTGCACACTTCGAAAATGTTTAAATATGTGATTCGAATTCTTTGAAGTCTATGTCGCTTTCGGCGCAAAACTCCTTAACGCGTGACAGGATTTCTGATATGTCATCATCCGCACATTCGTTTTTGAAGTAGAACACTACAGGTTGTGCGTTGGTGTATACGGTAAGGACGATATAATCATTACCGTAAGCGTCAACCTTCAATGTGTTATACATCTGGATATGCTGTATGATTTCGTTTTGAGCCTTGCCGATTGAAGTTTCATTACCGAATTCTATTACTTCTGATCTTTCGTACTGCTGTTTCAATTTTAGGAGTTTGTCCTCATCGGTGAGAACCTCGTTTTCAGGTTCCAAATCACCTAGTTTTTCCTTGAATAATTTCGCATTGTGTAGTTTTTCCTGAATTTCTGCCAGTTCGCTTTCCAATTGCTTTTCCTCTTCGAGTAATGAATTTATGAATGCTTCACTTCCATTGTTGAATTCCTCATACATTTCAAGGACATCTCTTGCAGAGAGGATTGAATGGTTCTTGAAGAATTCCTTGGTATGTGGCTTTAC harbors:
- a CDS encoding DUF2162 domain-containing protein, which codes for MDMMSILWQVGIFASVMVFGIKIGLASGLANLSKKLFAVICIAYGGGVVLISAIASLYSEQLVQAIYSYNTIFYIIMASIMIIAGLFTIREWKIHDKNTSTATSLAIIAPCPCCFGSIIASVLIVAPTIGVSSLDLSWYAAAALVGVMIVTYFASNTIVRVINRPYPIVLGNFMLLLGAYFLLSAIVIPNIAGVLAKTTSPITMGSPQDVLMVILAFAILIAGGIVLNRNGKSILR
- a CDS encoding phenylacetate--CoA ligase family protein; amino-acid sequence: MFWNEEIETMPRQDLEELQLKKLQSTVKRAFEKIPYYNKRYSEAEVYPEDIETLKDIEKLPFITKDDLRESYPFGLFAVDIKEIKELHSSSGTTGKPVVSGYTEKDLDTWAETIARGLTMMGIGEDDILQNTHGYGMFTGGFGVHYGSHKVGAAIIPISTGQTRRQIEIMKDFGATGLIFTPSYGIHLAEVALEDGIDPKELGIKAIGFGAEGWTEEIRQRVEELFGTKAYNIYGLTELMGPGVGIECEAQKGLHIAEDIYYPEIIDPNTQQVLGENTPGELVLTNLEREGMPVIRFRTKDLTKITYEKCECGRTHARMSRITGRSDDMIKVKGVAIFPSQIEKALLKVGDAEPHYMIIVTRPGTLDEIEVKVEVSQDIFFDGVKEMMAVQNKIGKSIENETGIRVKVTLVEPKTLPRFEGKAKRVIDERNLH
- a CDS encoding acetolactate synthase, with translation MKIKQLSIFLQNKMGSLSKPLEVLTFANVNIRAMCMADTSEFGILRLVVDDPIKGKEALEENNYLVKITEIIAVEMNDTPGGLTTVLRAIKNNLIDLEYLYAFSHNKEGKAILLLHADDIDRLIEILTAHGFTIVPAEEVYNL
- a CDS encoding MarR family transcriptional regulator, coding for MDNKEKVIEAFKNSEEPLNAKKVSELSGVEKKEVDKIMKELKKDETIVSPKRCYWTLAE
- a CDS encoding SDR family NAD(P)-dependent oxidoreductase codes for the protein MGKLDGKVAIVTGSTSGMGRSTAKLFAEEGAKVVVTGRNEERANAVVDDIKAAGGEAFAVIADMANVDDIKKIFDATIEEYGTVDILFNNAGLLSVTPLLEITKEEWDKVFAVDVYAPLYLTQLVAPVMKEKGKGVVINTCSVASYAAHFGFVGYISSKHAIAGLTKSMAFELGPEIRCNGIAPGAIHTAMVDSIGGVEALQMMVDGAPMKRVGQGEDIAALALFLASDESEFVDGQIIRCDGGFEC
- a CDS encoding beta-ribofuranosylaminobenzene 5'-phosphate synthase; translated protein: MIIRAPSRIHMSLIDLNGSYRRVDGGIGLALADPQFVLEVEQIDSGIELEFADTVTDEEAILECKEKIPDAAQKTIEHFDIDAGFKFIVHQTYPPHSGFGSGTQIAVSTAHLITETMGIEIESRELSSIVGRGGTSGIGTYTHDLGGFIVDGGHSKEEKPLFLPSGASQAKPATLIARYEFPEEWNILIAIPHIEKHMEGDDEVDVFQTYCPIPKEEVEQVSHLILMNLVPFMLEKDIKNFGWAVSELQKVGFNKLEHSLDDSYLPTMKAIEEAGAYGVGISSFGPVLYTMFDESNEFIVEKTKEIIGDKGTVFVTKAQNHGYVIEK
- a CDS encoding adhesin, with product MYSEGPTDEAQVDSSQFDGKLLGENELGSVHIHGPFGNPDSKITIAYVIGMHPLESKSHRALFEELTAKDNLNYCYFLYNINVNDKASETEGRLEGQKLAQEFIRDDIINKKYDLFMDIHSNRGPKGPGDYQITNFVFAPGFDEKSERYMEEIIDRIDEIVYYAPEFRSSPPYITEPTAKAGIPTLVYECFSYEEFEYTSRLASKLVDAVDNLDF
- a CDS encoding ferritin; amino-acid sequence: MVSEKMEKALNGQLNAEVYSGYLYLSMAAYFEDEDLDGFANWMRVQAEEELEHGMKFYDYIIRRGASVTLTAIEGPQTEWDSPAAAFNHVLEHEKMVTGLINDLVDLAIEEKDHATNNFLQWFVEEQVEEEENAMELVAKIKFAEGDNRLMYELNKELGGRAPSED
- the nudC gene encoding NAD(+) diphosphatase, giving the protein MIEKSLYENYEVNFDETKTPDSDDYLFIFNNERELYLNEDKKLPKSLDDFKIDFCFYIGDYKDAKAFVVNVESDESFYPLQEVYEFDHDLYHIAGKAVLVRDWYVSHRFCGRCGTETQIDEKDMMLKCPSCGQNHYPRIAPAIIVAIRNGDELLMAKHSYHDNIRYALIAGFVEPGESIEEAVHREVLEEVGVKIKNLEYQRSQSWPFPNSLMLAFTADYDSGEIKVDGDEIVKANWFKKDEIIRYGSDISISDWLIQSFIDSIE
- a CDS encoding zinc-ribbon domain-containing protein — protein: MKKCPNCGSVIADFEVYCEFCGFDPDYDFGDWEEE
- a CDS encoding MalY/PatB family protein, which produces MKNTEYDFKSVTDRHNTNCLKWDLFDDDLPMWVADMDFKVAPAIQEAIQNRASHPVYGYTVVPDELFEAYIGWWARRYGLNMSREDMAYAMGVMPSISSMIRCLTDVGDEILIQSPVYHVFFYYIEDNNRKVLENELIYEDGKYRIDFDDLEEKLSRVKMMILCNPQNPVGKIWSREDLDRIDELCRKHDVILISDEIHCDLTDPGVKYNPFKANDNVIRCLSPSKSFNIAGFQSSIVHCTNPELLEKIKTQMHVDNSDSCNVFATTAVIAAYNDSEDWFEELREVLYENKQMVKDYLANELPVVRLVECDATYLLWLDCSELNTQSKVLSEFLRQNQGLFLSAGSDFGECGDNFLRMNIACPPELLKDGLARLKAGVIALNNINRLSKNI
- a CDS encoding nitroreductase family protein; amino-acid sequence: MSDFEEIINTRRSIRQYADKEVSDEDILKILKAGMQAPGSRLGAEPWEFVVIKNKDTLMKLAEIKPRVKTAPVAILLVANIDRAFYKAHWQQDMSAACENMLLEAVNLGLGGLWNGVAPTEETMAKVAELFDLDNETHVPFSIVTIGYPAEGWENKFMDKFDEERIHYEKY
- a CDS encoding DUF308 domain-containing protein: MINKGAGILSIILGLIFMIFPMFSAGLVSIIVGLSLLFFGISAIFMGINMRNNVDNTFSVITIIIGLIAVIFGFLFIFYIDALSFLVGIQFYLVGFIMIVFGITGLVSRMSRVSTFTSILVLLMGLIAIALAIFAMSEPIYIAIIIGIVLIIEGIALLLSD